A genomic stretch from Kwoniella europaea PYCC6329 chromosome 2, complete sequence includes:
- a CDS encoding formamidopyrimidine-DNA glycosylase, with protein sequence MPELPEVERARKLIHETCKGYKIKSVDSVEDKIVYTGGDDHKSFANEITGRTITGCERKGKTFWMTLTGKGRFPVMHFGMTGMIQLKGQEPTWYRRKPRESSKVWPPRFHKFVLKLEPQPGSVGDEPVELAFLDGRRLGRLRLLPDPVTSHPPVSALGFDPVLNHPTLDEFQNLIAKKKGTVKGMIMDQSFSAGVGNWVADEVLYQARIHPSCPVNHLSPQNVKDLHYQIRAVPLKAVEVNADSRQFPEDWLFRWRWSKGKKQSKGKKKAEEIDEEGEEAEEIKPAGKDYLALPNGKPATITFIEVGGRTTAVVEELQKMPEGVEIKPKISKGGKGSQSKKRSKGNDSDDGSSGITSDDGNEAEVTTPVKATTARQKSRSNKKIKTEDDGFIQDVKIEIEEKPSRKPRKSTSRRETDPPTSTRSTNGNPRKSKLTARLTKSRGKGSQINSEDEEGSSDLSDLPSEPS encoded by the exons ATGCCTGAACTACCTG AGGTCGAAAGAGCCCGTAAGCTCATCCACGAGACATGTAAAGGGTACAAGATCAAATCGGTCGATTCGGTGGAAGACAAGATCGTATATACCGGTGGAGACGATCACAAGAGTTTT GCTAATGAAATCACTGGACGAACCATCACCGGATGTGAGAGGAAAGGTAAAAC CTTCTGGATGACCCTTACGGGAAAAGGTAGATTCCCAGTCATGCATTTCGGTATGACAGGTATGATCCAACTTAAAGGTCAGGAACCTACTTGGTACAGAAGAAAGCCTAGAGAGAGTTCTAAAGTCTGGCCACCTAGA TTTCATAAATT CGTACTCAAACTCGAACCTCAACCTGGTTCAGTAGGTGACGAGCCAGTAGAACTTGCTTTCCTTGACG GTCGTAGACTTGGCAGATTGAGACTTCTTCCTGATCCCGTTACATCCCATCCGCCCGTTTCCGCATTAGGCTTTGATCCAGTCCTGAATCATCCCACTTTGGACGAGTTCCAGAATTTGAtagccaagaagaagggtacTGTAAAGGGGATGATAATGGACCAGTCATTCAGCGCGGGCGTGGGAAAC TGGGTAGCAGATGA AGTCCTATACCAAGCTCGTATACATCCCTCCTGTCCAGTCaaccacctttctcctcaGAATGTCAAAGATCTACACTATCAAATTCGAGCCGTGCCCCTCAAGGCTGTAGAGGTGAATGCGGACTCTCGTCAGTTCCCTGAAGACTGGCTGTTCCGCTGGAGATGGAGTAAAGGGAAGAAACAATccaaggggaagaagaaagctgaagagatcgacgaagagggggaagaagcagaagagatCAAACCTGCAGGAAAGGACTATCTCGCTTTG CCTAATGGTAAACCCGCTACGATAACGTTTATAGAAGTTGGAGGTCGGACTACAGCGGTCGTAGAGGAATTGCAGAAAATGCCTGAAGGAGTGGAGATTAAACCTAAGATAAGtaaaggtgggaaaggtaGTCAGAGTAAGAAGAGGTCGAAAGGGAATGACTCG GATGATGGATCTAGTGGAATTACAtcggatgatgggaatgaggCTGAGGTGACAACACCTGTCAAAGCTACGACCGCCAGACAGAAATCAAGATCGAataagaagatcaaaacggaggatgatggatttaTCCAAGATGTGAAAATagaaatcgaagaaaagCCGAGCAGAAAG CCTCGAAAGTCCACTTCGAGAAGAGAGACAGACCCTCCAACCTCCACTCGATCCACAAACGGCAATCCACGAAAGTCGAAACTTACGGCAAGATTGACCAAATCCCGTGGCAAGGGCTCACAGATAAAttcagaggatgaagaggggtCATCGGATTTATCAGATTTGCCTTCCGAGCCAAGTTGA